The sequence CATTCTCATTTTAGATTCCATTTTATAAGTCCTATTTCAGATTATGACAAATACAGATTGTGTAATATAAGCAACCTTATAATTTAAATACGATAATTATGATGAAAAGCACCTTATTCCAGACCGAGTACCTTTCTGTTCAGACTTTCGTCCGCGCCTGCACTGGCAAAATCGTCGAACGCCTTTTCTGTCACACGAATAATATGATCTTTGATGAACGGTGCACCTTCTTTCGCACCTTCTTCCGGATGCTTCAGGCAGCACTCCCATTCCATCACCGCCCAACCTGAAAAATCATATTGCGTGAGCTTACTAAACACGGCTTTAAAATCAACCTGGCCATCACCCAGAGAACGGAATCTACCCGGACGATCTACCCAACCCTGGTAACCGCCATATACACCGGAACGGCCGGTAGGATTGAATTCTGCATCTTTTACATGGAACATTTTGATCTTCTCATGATAGATGTCGATATATTCCAGGTAGTCAAGACATTGTAATACAAAATGACTTGGATCGTACAGCAGGCAGGCACGTTTATGATTGCCAGTCGCTTCCAGGAAACGTTCGTAAGTAGCGCCATCATGCAGATCTTCACCCGGGTGAATTTCATAACAGAGGTCTACACCATTCTCTTCAAATTCATTGAGGATCGGCAACCAACGGTTCGCCAGTTCTTTAAACCCGGTTTCAACCAGGCCAGCAGGGCGCTGTGGCCATGGATACACTGTATGCCAGAGCAATGCACCACTGAAAGTAGCATGCGCATCGAGGCCCAGGTTACGACTTGCTTTTGCAGCATATTTCAGTTGCTGCACCGCCCATTCGGTACGTGCAGCAGGTTTACCTCTTTTATCAGCAGGCGCAAATGCATCGAACAGATCGCTGAATGCAGGATGCACAGCTACCAGTTGTCCCTGCAGGTGAGTGGAGAGTTCAGTGATTTCCAAACCGGTGGATTGCACTAATCCTTTGATATCATCAGCATAAGTTTTGCTTTCAGCAGCCTTTTGCAGATCGAAGATATTTGGATCGGAAGTAGGGATCTGCACGCCTTTAAAACCTAAGCCTGCCGCCCATTTACAGATGCTCTCCAATGAATTGAAAGGGGCAGTGTCACCCAGGAACTGCGCCAGAAATATACCGGGTCCTTTGATAGTTTTCATAATAGATCAGATTTCAAATTTTGTCCATTTTTCGTTGCTCTGTCCTGATTTCACGACGTTCTCAATGAAGGCCATGCCTCTTACACCATCATCCACACCCGGGAAATCGAGTGCTTCAGGGGCAGGTGTTTCACCATTTAATTTAGCCTGCAGCGTGAGTGCGAAGTTGCGATACAGGTTGCCAAAGGCTTCGAGGTAACCTTCCGGATGTCCGCCGGGAGTGCGGGTATTGTGGATGGCATAACTACTTTGCAGGGCACCATAGTTATTACCGGCGCGATAAATTTCAGTAGGTTTATCCAGCCATTTTACCAGCAGGGTATTGGGTTCCATCTGTGACCATTCGATGCCGCCTTTTTCACCATATACCCGGATGGTGAGATTGTTTTCTTCACCAGCCGCTACCTGAGAGGCAATGAGCACACCAGAAGCACCATTATCGAATTTCAGCAGCACACCACCGTCGTCATCCAGTGCACGACCGGGAACTACGATATTGAGATCTGCACACAGTTTGTCTATTTTCAACCCACTGATATACTCGGCCAGATTGGCAGCGTGGGTACCGATATCGCCCATACAACCTGCTTTACCAGAGCGGCTGGGGTCTGTACGCCAGGCAGCACCTTTACTATCTTTTTCAGAGAAAGTGCTGAGCCAACCCTGTGGATATTCAACATAGACCTTTCTGATCTTGCCAAATACACCGTTTTTCACCATTTGCTTCGCCTGCTTTACCATTGGGTAACCAGTGTAAGTGTGGGTGAGTAGTAGGGAGAGGCCGGTAGCTTCCACCTTTGCTTTCAGTTGTTTGGCTTCTTCGAGGGTAAATGTGATGGGTTTGTCGATGGCTACATGGAAACCTTTTTCCAGCGCGAGCATAGCTGGTTCAAAGTGCACGTGATTGGGCGTAACAATGGCAATAAAATCCAGTTTTTCATCAGCCGGTTTGTTCGCTTCTGCCTCCAGCATCGTCTTATAGTCAGGATAGGTCCTGTCAGGGTGGAGGAACAACATTTCGCCAGAGGCTTTAGAGAGCTCCGGGTCAGAGCTGAAAGCACCTGCTTTCAATTCAATCAGTCCATCCATGTTCGCTGCAATTCTATGAATAGCACCGATGAAGGCATTCTTACCGCCCCCAATCATTCCCATTCTTAACTTACGGTTCATTGGCAAATACTTTTTGTTCTTTATGATAGGTTTTGTTTTTCTCTTCCCGCAGCATGAAACGGGGGTTTTGTGCACGTGATATTATCTCATAACGTCGTTGCTTCACAGCTTTTAAATGTAGAAAACTCCGGGGAAATTTCTATATGAAATTTCTTAATCGCCTGAAATAGGAGAATTTTTATTGACTCAATAGTCTACTTGTATTATAAAAGTATTATAGTAAAAATGAAAGAAAAATATGAGTAAGAAGTGTAGAATTAATTAACAAACAAATGTTTATATAAAAATAAAGAGCCTGATAAGACTATCCGGCTCTTGTTTTACTATCCTATGAAAACCCTAATAATGTAAAGGTAGACTGTTGTAACAAATGAAGGTGTTAAACGGTCGTTAATAATATCTTTTTTTTAAAGTGTACTTTTTACGGCTTATCCTAATTGAAACCAGAACGATATAGATGAAGGAATTGATTATATGGTGGTATAAAATATGTTTTTGAGTACAGCAACCAGGTCAATTATTTGCTTAAAACATTGATTATCAATCATTTTAATAATGAAATTTCGATCCAGGGTTGTCTGGTTATACTCATTTTTGTACATTGAGAAATATATAATAATACCTATGAGCAAGGTTCTTTTATCCTTTGCGGCTGTCACCCTCCTTTTTTCCTGCACCAACTTTGGGAAAGAGGTACCTATCAGTGAACAGGATCGTGTTTTGGCGGATTCCCTGCATTTTGACCGGAGCGCTATTTCCGCCATCCGGACACTCACTACGGTACCTTTACATTCCCTTGGAGAAGATGCAGGGATAGAGTTTGAGTATAACCCAAAGCCAGAGAAATACGAGCGGATCCGCAAAAAACTACGGTCTGCCGGTTATCTTCTCTTTAAATCTGAAGAAAATTATGGGAACCTTCCTGATCAATATGCCGTGATCAAATCCAATGATCAGTTTGACATTATCCGGTTAAAATCCACGGCGGCTCCTAATTATGACATCTCCAATGACAGCTTATTGTTCAGACTGCACGACTGGCATAACCGATACTCCCTGGAGATTCTTGGCGCAGGCAACGACTGGTTTGAAGCCAGAATAGAGCATATTTCACCCGCAGACCTCGAAGCCTTTGCCAGGGAAATACATAATTTTTGTCCGGATATAGCAGAGGAAGGGATTGGAAACGTGGAAGATCTCGTCCAGGAGCTGAAAGACACAAAGACTTTGTACCTCTGGTGGGATTAAAATTTATTTTTTCTGGTTTAACTGTCATCCTACGGCATTACAGCTTCACTATGTGCAAATAATTCCTAATTTTACGGGCCTTGCGCGAAACCCGGATAGCTGACACCTTGTCACCGGTTGCTTTCCAAGCATAATATTTGGGTAAGGAAACAGAAATGGAACATAGGTATCCTATGGCCCTACAACTATTTTAACAATCATTCGTAATAAACTAGACATGTTAGGTTTTTTAACAAAACTTTTTGGCGGGCATAAATCGGAGAGAGACATCAACACGATCATGCCTTTAGTGAAAAGGATCAACGAGGAGTATGAAAAACTGCAATCCCTGCCTGTAGACCAGCTGCGTAACAAAACGCAGGATTTTCGCCAACGGATCAAAGCCCATTTGTCGAAGATTGACGGAGTAATTGCCGAGAAACAGACTGAGGCTGAACAGACTGAAGAAGTAACCGCTAAGGATACCATCTATCAGGAAGTGGATAAGCTGAAGAAAGACAGAGATAAACAAATCGAAGAAATACTGAAGGAAATTTTGCCTGAAGCATTTGCGGTGGTAAAAGCAACTGCATATCTCTTCACCAACAATCCTACTATTACTGCTACCGCCACTCCGCTGGACCGGGACCTGGCAGTAAGAAAGGATTACCTGACCATTGAAGGTGACAAAGTGACGTGGAAGAATACCTGGACTGCCGCTGGTAGTCAGGTAACCTGGAACATGGTTCATTATGACGTACAGCTCATAGGTGGTATCGTGCTCCATGAAGGTAAGATCTCCGAAATGGCTACGGGTGAAGGTAAAACCCTCGTATCTACCCTGCCTGCTTATCTGAATGCATTGGCTGGCGAAGGTGTTCACATCGTAACGGTGAACGACTACCTCGCTCGTCGTGACTCTGAGTGGAATGGTCCTATCTTCGAATTCCTGGATATCACCGTAGATTGTATCGACAAGCACCAGCCAAACACTGCTGATCGTCGTGCCGCCTACCTGGCTGACCTTACCTATGGTACTAACAACGAATTTGGTTTTGACTACCTGCGTGACAACATGGTGCATACACCAGACGAAATGGTGCAACGTAAGCACCACTTTGCCATGGTGGATGAGGTGGATAGCGTATTGGTGGATGACGCCCGTACCCCACTCATCATCTCTGGTCCGGTTCCCCGTGGTGACGACCAGGAGTTCCATGCACTGAGACCCCGCATCCAACGTCTGATCGATGCACAACGCGCAGCTACTTCCCAGTACCTGCTCGAAGCAAAGAAACTGATTGCTGAAGGTAAAGACGATCCTAAAACAGGTGGTCTGGCCCTGATGCGTGCATGGCGCGGTTTGCCTAAAAGCAGCTCACTGATCAAGTACCTGAGCGAACCAGGTATCAAAGTATTATTACAGAAAGCTGAAAACTACTACATCGCCGACCAACAGCGCGAAATGCCGAAGGTAGATGAAGAACTGTACTTCAGCATCGACGAAAAGAACAACACTGTAGACCTGACAGATAAAGGTATTCACCTGATCACTCAATCCGGTGAAGATCCAAACTTCTTCATCATGCCCGATGTCGGCTCTGAGATCGCTGATCTCGAAAAGCTGGAACTGACAGCTGATGAGAAATTACATCGTAAAGAAGCCCTGCTGCAGGACTTCGCACAGAAATCTGATCGTATCCACTCCGTACAGCAATTACTGAAAGCATACACCCTCTTCGATAAAGATGTGGAGTATGTAGTAATGGATGGAAAAGTGAAGATCGTAGATGAACAAACAGGTCGTATCCTGGATGGCCGCCGTTATTCTGACGGTCTGCACCAGGCAATCGAAGCGAAAGAAAACGTAAAAGTGGAAGCTGCTACGCAAACATTCGCTACCGTTACCCTGCAGAACTACTTCCGTATGTATCACAAACTGGCTGGTATGACCGGTACAGCGGTGACAGAAGCAGGTGAGTTCTGGGAAATCTACAAACTGGATGTTGTTACCATTCCAACTAACCTCCCTATTACCCGTAAGGATAATGAGGATCTGGTATACAAAACCAAACGCGATAAATACAGAGCAGTCATCGAAGAAGTAAAGAAACTGCAGAACGAAGGACGCCCTGTACTGGTAGGTACTACCTCCGTAGAAGTATCCGAGTTACTGAGTAAGATGCTCACCTTCGATAAAGTGCCACACAATGTATTGAACGCAAAACAACACGCCCGTGAAGCACAAATCGTAGCAGAAGCTGGTCTGAAAGGTGCTGTGACCATCGCTACCAACATGGCAGGTCGTGGTACGGATATCAAGCTCGGCCCCGGTGTGAAAGATGCAGGTGGTCTGGCTATCATCGGTACTGAACGCCACGAAAGCCGTCGTGTAGACCGTCAGTTACGTGGTCGTGCCGGTCGTCAGGGAGATCCGGGTACTTCACAGTTCTTTGTATCTCTGGAAGATGACCTGATGCGTATGTTCGGTTCTGACCGTATCGCTGGTCTGATGGACCGTATGGGTTATAAAGAAGGCGAAGTGATTCAGCATAGCATGATCACCCGTTCTATCGAAAGAGCACAGAAAAAAGTAGAAGAAAATAACTTCGGTATCCGTAAGCGTCTGTTGGAATATGATGACGTGATGAACAAACAACGTACTGTGATTTATGCGAAGCGTAATCACGCCTTGTTTGGTGAGCGTCTGGCTATCGATGTGGACAATGCATTCTATGATGTAGCTGAAAACCTTGCAACGACACATAAAGATACCGGCGACCTGGAAGCACTGAAACTGGATATCATCCTCAACTTCGCGATCGATATCGATGTAACGCAGGAAGAGCTGACGAAAGGTGATGTAAACCAACTGGCATCTAAACTGTACCACGCTGCGAAAGAAAACTACCAGCGCAAAGTACAGGAGATCGCACAGAATACACTGCCTGTGATCAAACAGATCCATGAAGAACAGGGCCACCATGTTGAGAATATCTCCATTCCATTTACTGATTTCGTGAAGAGAGGTGTGAATGTAATGGCGAACCTGCAGAAGGTAGTAGATACCAATGGGTATGAAACGATCAACTCACTGGAACGTAACATCACCCTGTCATTGATCGATGATGCGTGGAAAGAGCACCTGCGTGCGATGGATGACCTGAAACAATCCGTACAGAGTGCAGTGTGGGAACAGAAAGATCCACTGTTGATTTATAAGTTCGAAGCGTTTAACCTGTTTAAAGAGGTGACTGCTGAGACAAGTAAAGAGATTGTATCTTTCCTGTGTAAATGCGGTATTCCTGTGCAGGATGATGGTGGTCGTGCACAACAGCAACAGCGCCAGCAGGCACCTCCGCCAATCAGGGAGGCACGTGAGCAGAAGACTGATATGAGTAAGCTGAAGGCGACACATCAGGATTTTGAAACTACCAATGGTCATGAGGCGCAGGAGTATGCTACGAATGCAGAGCCGATGAAACAGGATCCTGTGAAGGTGGGACCTAAGGTGGGAAGGAATGATCCTTGTCCTTGTGGAAGTGGTAAGAAGTTTAAGCAATGTCATGGGAAGGATTTGTAGTCCTTGCCGGATGAAAATAGTAAAGGGTGTCTCAGCTGAGGCACCCTTTGTTTTTTATATACAAAGGATTACGCAGCTAGAATAGAGGAGGGTTTGAGGCGGGGACGGAAGAAGGCGAGGATACTATTTGGGTTACGAACGCAGATCTGGATATGGTTCTTGAGTTTTATAGCGGCACCGGGAAAAGCAGGAGCACCTTCAAGAAAAGCACAGCGAACGGTGTCGAAGCCTGGTGTAAGGATAAATCCCAATTTTCGATGTTCAATTTCCTGGATGATACTGATTTCTTTGTGCATTTGTTCAATTACGGCACAATCTAATTTTCGAAGCAATTTATCCTTATGTGGATCAGATTTAACATCTTCATTATGTGGCATATCATCTAATATTTTATTCAATTTCACATAATAATCTGCTAATTGCCCGGTATATTTTGAATTCATAAAATCACAACAATTACCTGGATCAATAAATGCTCCTAATACTGCCGCTTTCCTGATTTTCCCTTGTTTTTGTTTTTCAAGCGCCCACTGACGGGCTCTTTCCAAATCATTCTCCCAGAAATACATACCATTCCCCAACCAATCGTAGGAATTTTTATTAAAATGAAACTCCTTAGGATCATTTACTAATCGCTGGCAGGTTTCCTCATCACATCCATGGAAACCCAGGATTACATGGTGCCTGTTATCATACATAAAAACACTGATTTAATTTATCCCATTTTAAATATTGAAAATCTTCATATTCCGGGGTGTAATTCCCATTTTCATCACAAATACCCATTTCCATGAGTTCACGGATATTTTGTTCCCGGGTGTTATTTTTAACCCGCTCCAATGCGTTTTTCGCTATCTCATCATACTTTTTATCGAGATACTCTTGCGAAAAAATGTTAATCATACTTTCTGTTTTAATAATGAACAATAATTTACCCCTCAAATTTACCCCCTTCCCCTCTCCCAGCCTAGCTTTCCACGATCCATTTTTGTTCATTCTGCATAAACCTTTTCTCACCTTAACCATTCCCGTTCATTCCTGACAATCCTACAATTTTCCCTACCTTCGCACCCGAAAACCACTCGCTATGCAGCTGAACAAATACATCGACCACACGGTCCTTAAACCTACCACCACCCTCGAAGACATCAAAAACCTCTGCATGGAAGCCGTTGAATACGACTTCGCCGCAGTATGCGTCCCTCCCCCCTTCGTAAAACTTGCCAAAACCTTCACCAGCAGCACCACCACCAAAGTAGCCACCGTGATCGGCTTCCCCTTCGGCTACTCGGCCATCGAAGCCAAACTCGCCGAACTCGTCCTCGCCATCGTTGACGGCGCCGACGAAATCGACATGGTCGCCAACCTCCTCGCCATCCGTAACAAAGACTGGGACTATATCGAAAAAGAAATCAACAACATCATGGCAGTCATCCGCAGCCAACAACATAAAGTCATCCTGAAAGTCATCATAGAAAGTGGCATATTATTGGAAGAAGAGATCATAAAATGCTGTGAGATCTATGCGAAATACGGCGTTGACTATGTCAAAACATCCACCGGATACGCCGAAAAAGGCGCCTCCGTCGAAGCCGTACAACTCATGCGGGCACATCTGCCACAAAATATTCAGATAAAAGCTTCAGGTGGAGTTCGTACATTTGCCTTCGCCCAGGAGCTCATCGCTGCCGGCGCCACCAGATTGGGTACTTCCAGCGGCGTGGCTCTCATGAAAGAGGCTAAAGGGGAGGCGACTACCGGCACCACCGGTGCTTATTAACCATACCCCAATCCTCTAAACGACTGAACATGAAACACATAATCATATTATTATCCGGGTTACTGATCGGAACCCTCGCTTCCGCTCAGGACAATACCCTCACCGCTGCCAATACCGGCGGCGTGAAAGTGGTAAAAGACAGCCGGCTCGACCTGCTGATCAAAAAACAGATCTATATCAATACCCTCGCTATCCGTAACCAACCAGGTTTCAGGGTACAGGTCATCTCTACCAACAAGAGAAACGAAGCGACCGAGATAAAAGCGAAGGTGATGCAACTCTACCCTGATTACCGTACTTACCTGGACTACCAGGCACCTTACTTCAAAGTACGCATAGGTGATTTCAAAAACAGGGATGAAGCTGCGGACCTGAGAGATAAATTGTCATCCAGCTTCACAGGCGGTGTATTCGTAGTGCCCGCCACCATTAATCTACAACCAGAGAAAGAGGCAGGGAATGAAGAATCGTATTAAGGAACTCGCGCACCAATACGCGCCTGAGTTCATTGCTATCAGAAGACATATTCACGCTCATCCCGAACTGTCCTTCCAGGAATTTGAAACGTCAAAGTACATTCAGCAACAACTGGATGCATTCGGTGTGAAATATACTGCCGGCATAGCCGGTACCGGTATCGTGGCCATCATCGAAGGGAAAAACCCTTCCAAAAAGACCATCGCACTCCGTGCCGATATCGATGCCCTCCCCATCACAGAAGCGAACGATGTACCTTATAAGTCATTGAACTCCGGTATCATGCATGCCTGTGGTCATGATGTACATACTACCTGCGTGCTCGGTGCTACCCGCATCCTGCAGGAGCTGAAAGATGAGTTTGAAGGCACCATCAAAATACTGTTCCAGCCTGGTGAAGAAAAACACCCGGGGGGCGCAAGTCTCATGATCAAAGATGGCGCACTGGAAAACCCACGTCCCGATGCCATCATCGGTATGCACGTACAACCTTCTATGGAAGCTGGTTTACTGGGTTTCCGTGCAGGTCAGTATATGGCCAGTGCCGATGAGATCTATATCACGATCAAAGGCAAAGGCGGTCACGCGGCCCAACCTCACCTGACTACTGATACCATTCTCGTGGCATCACATCTCGTTGTAAGCTTACAACAGGTGATCAGCCGGAACAATAATCCTTTCTCTCCTTCCGTACTCAGTATCTGTGCATTCAATGGTGGATATACGACCAACGTGATCCCCAGCGAAGTAAAACTGATGGGTACATTCAGAGCGATGGACGAAACCTGGCGCTTTAAAGCCCATGAGATCATCAAAAAACAGGCGACTGAACTGGCCCATGCCATGGGTGCAGAGATTGAAATTGATATATTGGTAGGTTATCCCTGCCTGTATAACAATGAGGAAGTAACCAGCCGCGCCAGAACAAAGGC is a genomic window of Chitinophaga sp. LS1 containing:
- a CDS encoding sugar phosphate isomerase/epimerase family protein, with the translated sequence MKTIKGPGIFLAQFLGDTAPFNSLESICKWAAGLGFKGVQIPTSDPNIFDLQKAAESKTYADDIKGLVQSTGLEITELSTHLQGQLVAVHPAFSDLFDAFAPADKRGKPAARTEWAVQQLKYAAKASRNLGLDAHATFSGALLWHTVYPWPQRPAGLVETGFKELANRWLPILNEFEENGVDLCYEIHPGEDLHDGATYERFLEATGNHKRACLLYDPSHFVLQCLDYLEYIDIYHEKIKMFHVKDAEFNPTGRSGVYGGYQGWVDRPGRFRSLGDGQVDFKAVFSKLTQYDFSGWAVMEWECCLKHPEEGAKEGAPFIKDHIIRVTEKAFDDFASAGADESLNRKVLGLE
- a CDS encoding Gfo/Idh/MocA family oxidoreductase; translated protein: MNRKLRMGMIGGGKNAFIGAIHRIAANMDGLIELKAGAFSSDPELSKASGEMLFLHPDRTYPDYKTMLEAEANKPADEKLDFIAIVTPNHVHFEPAMLALEKGFHVAIDKPITFTLEEAKQLKAKVEATGLSLLLTHTYTGYPMVKQAKQMVKNGVFGKIRKVYVEYPQGWLSTFSEKDSKGAAWRTDPSRSGKAGCMGDIGTHAANLAEYISGLKIDKLCADLNIVVPGRALDDDGGVLLKFDNGASGVLIASQVAAGEENNLTIRVYGEKGGIEWSQMEPNTLLVKWLDKPTEIYRAGNNYGALQSSYAIHNTRTPGGHPEGYLEAFGNLYRNFALTLQAKLNGETPAPEALDFPGVDDGVRGMAFIENVVKSGQSNEKWTKFEI
- a CDS encoding DUF4253 domain-containing protein produces the protein MSKVLLSFAAVTLLFSCTNFGKEVPISEQDRVLADSLHFDRSAISAIRTLTTVPLHSLGEDAGIEFEYNPKPEKYERIRKKLRSAGYLLFKSEENYGNLPDQYAVIKSNDQFDIIRLKSTAAPNYDISNDSLLFRLHDWHNRYSLEILGAGNDWFEARIEHISPADLEAFAREIHNFCPDIAEEGIGNVEDLVQELKDTKTLYLWWD
- the secA gene encoding preprotein translocase subunit SecA, whose translation is MLGFLTKLFGGHKSERDINTIMPLVKRINEEYEKLQSLPVDQLRNKTQDFRQRIKAHLSKIDGVIAEKQTEAEQTEEVTAKDTIYQEVDKLKKDRDKQIEEILKEILPEAFAVVKATAYLFTNNPTITATATPLDRDLAVRKDYLTIEGDKVTWKNTWTAAGSQVTWNMVHYDVQLIGGIVLHEGKISEMATGEGKTLVSTLPAYLNALAGEGVHIVTVNDYLARRDSEWNGPIFEFLDITVDCIDKHQPNTADRRAAYLADLTYGTNNEFGFDYLRDNMVHTPDEMVQRKHHFAMVDEVDSVLVDDARTPLIISGPVPRGDDQEFHALRPRIQRLIDAQRAATSQYLLEAKKLIAEGKDDPKTGGLALMRAWRGLPKSSSLIKYLSEPGIKVLLQKAENYYIADQQREMPKVDEELYFSIDEKNNTVDLTDKGIHLITQSGEDPNFFIMPDVGSEIADLEKLELTADEKLHRKEALLQDFAQKSDRIHSVQQLLKAYTLFDKDVEYVVMDGKVKIVDEQTGRILDGRRYSDGLHQAIEAKENVKVEAATQTFATVTLQNYFRMYHKLAGMTGTAVTEAGEFWEIYKLDVVTIPTNLPITRKDNEDLVYKTKRDKYRAVIEEVKKLQNEGRPVLVGTTSVEVSELLSKMLTFDKVPHNVLNAKQHAREAQIVAEAGLKGAVTIATNMAGRGTDIKLGPGVKDAGGLAIIGTERHESRRVDRQLRGRAGRQGDPGTSQFFVSLEDDLMRMFGSDRIAGLMDRMGYKEGEVIQHSMITRSIERAQKKVEENNFGIRKRLLEYDDVMNKQRTVIYAKRNHALFGERLAIDVDNAFYDVAENLATTHKDTGDLEALKLDIILNFAIDIDVTQEELTKGDVNQLASKLYHAAKENYQRKVQEIAQNTLPVIKQIHEEQGHHVENISIPFTDFVKRGVNVMANLQKVVDTNGYETINSLERNITLSLIDDAWKEHLRAMDDLKQSVQSAVWEQKDPLLIYKFEAFNLFKEVTAETSKEIVSFLCKCGIPVQDDGGRAQQQQRQQAPPPIREAREQKTDMSKLKATHQDFETTNGHEAQEYATNAEPMKQDPVKVGPKVGRNDPCPCGSGKKFKQCHGKDL
- the deoC gene encoding deoxyribose-phosphate aldolase, with product MQLNKYIDHTVLKPTTTLEDIKNLCMEAVEYDFAAVCVPPPFVKLAKTFTSSTTTKVATVIGFPFGYSAIEAKLAELVLAIVDGADEIDMVANLLAIRNKDWDYIEKEINNIMAVIRSQQHKVILKVIIESGILLEEEIIKCCEIYAKYGVDYVKTSTGYAEKGASVEAVQLMRAHLPQNIQIKASGGVRTFAFAQELIAAGATRLGTSSGVALMKEAKGEATTGTTGAY
- a CDS encoding SPOR domain-containing protein, which codes for MKHIIILLSGLLIGTLASAQDNTLTAANTGGVKVVKDSRLDLLIKKQIYINTLAIRNQPGFRVQVISTNKRNEATEIKAKVMQLYPDYRTYLDYQAPYFKVRIGDFKNRDEAADLRDKLSSSFTGGVFVVPATINLQPEKEAGNEESY
- a CDS encoding M20 family metallopeptidase, whose protein sequence is MKNRIKELAHQYAPEFIAIRRHIHAHPELSFQEFETSKYIQQQLDAFGVKYTAGIAGTGIVAIIEGKNPSKKTIALRADIDALPITEANDVPYKSLNSGIMHACGHDVHTTCVLGATRILQELKDEFEGTIKILFQPGEEKHPGGASLMIKDGALENPRPDAIIGMHVQPSMEAGLLGFRAGQYMASADEIYITIKGKGGHAAQPHLTTDTILVASHLVVSLQQVISRNNNPFSPSVLSICAFNGGYTTNVIPSEVKLMGTFRAMDETWRFKAHEIIKKQATELAHAMGAEIEIDILVGYPCLYNNEEVTSRARTKAEEYLGQENVQDTEVRMGAEDFAFYSQIIPACFFRLGTGNVAKGITSGVHTPTFDIDERAIETGIGAMAYLATQL